One stretch of Streptomyces sp. A2-16 DNA includes these proteins:
- a CDS encoding enoyl-CoA hydratase/isomerase family protein: MNEAPAPPATASRESIRVEQEGAVLHVRLNPSQHHDTLSMAVVEALTDLLDDLPPDVRVLVLSSLGEDFCTGADRGEYAAALATDPTGATLRRIADKAHRLCQALETTHAITIGRLHGGVLGAGLALAAYCDLRAGANTCRFRMPEVGVGLPPAWGGAMGRLISEAGVARIRELMLTSDQFDAPTAHRLGLLHQTAPLDQLDAVIERWTKPLLRRSHEALVLTKRMLAGYARADRTADVALLDSHLLTSHFARLG, translated from the coding sequence ATGAACGAAGCACCCGCTCCCCCCGCCACGGCCTCCCGTGAGTCCATACGAGTCGAGCAGGAGGGAGCCGTGCTCCACGTACGGCTCAATCCCTCCCAGCACCACGACACACTGAGCATGGCCGTCGTGGAGGCCCTCACCGATCTCCTCGACGATCTGCCCCCCGACGTCCGGGTGCTGGTCCTGTCGTCTCTCGGCGAGGACTTCTGCACAGGAGCCGATCGCGGCGAATACGCGGCCGCCCTCGCCACAGACCCGACGGGCGCCACCCTGCGGCGCATCGCCGACAAGGCCCACCGCCTGTGCCAGGCCCTGGAGACGACCCACGCCATCACCATCGGACGGCTCCACGGCGGCGTCCTCGGCGCCGGCCTCGCACTCGCCGCCTACTGCGACCTGCGGGCAGGCGCAAACACCTGTCGGTTCCGCATGCCGGAGGTCGGAGTGGGCCTACCGCCCGCCTGGGGCGGAGCCATGGGACGTTTGATCTCCGAAGCCGGCGTCGCCAGGATCCGCGAACTCATGCTCACCTCCGACCAGTTCGACGCGCCCACGGCCCACCGCCTCGGGCTCCTCCACCAGACAGCCCCCCTCGACCAGCTGGACGCCGTCATCGAGAGATGGACGAAGCCACTGCTGCGACGCTCACACGAAGCCCTCGTCCTGACCAAACGCATGCTGGCCGGCTACGCCCGCGCCGACCGTACGGCCGACGTCGCCCTCCTCGACTCCCACCTCCTGACGTCCCACTTCGCCCGGCTGGGGTAG
- a CDS encoding glycerate kinase: protein MLIAADKFKGSLTAVQVAERVEAGLRRVVPGVEVEALPVADGGDGTVAAAVAAGFERREVAVAGPLGQDVTAAFAVRGDTAVVEMAEASGLQRLPAGVFAPLTASTYGSGELLRAALDAGARTIVFGVGGSATTDGGAGMLSALGARFLDADGEPVAPGGGGLADLASADLSDLDPRFASVEFILASDVDNPLTGPKGAPAVYGPQKGASPDDVEALDTALAHYAKVLEEAVGAKAAEHAAAPGAGAAGGIGYGALLLGARFRPGIEVMLDVLGFAPALQWADLVITGEGSLDEQTLHGKAPAGVAAAARAAGKEVVAVCGRLALPPEAIGRAGIRRAYPLTDVEPDIQKCIAEAGPILEDAAERIGRDFLV from the coding sequence GTGCTCATCGCCGCGGACAAGTTCAAGGGCTCGCTCACGGCCGTGCAGGTCGCCGAGCGGGTGGAGGCCGGGCTGCGCCGGGTCGTGCCGGGCGTGGAGGTGGAGGCACTGCCCGTCGCCGACGGCGGTGACGGCACCGTCGCCGCGGCCGTCGCGGCCGGGTTCGAGCGCCGGGAGGTGGCGGTCGCCGGGCCCCTCGGGCAGGACGTCACGGCCGCCTTCGCGGTACGCGGGGACACGGCCGTCGTGGAGATGGCCGAGGCCAGCGGCCTGCAGCGGCTTCCCGCGGGTGTCTTCGCGCCGCTCACCGCATCCACGTACGGCTCCGGAGAGCTGCTGCGCGCCGCGCTGGACGCAGGTGCCCGCACGATCGTGTTCGGGGTCGGCGGCAGCGCCACCACGGACGGCGGCGCGGGCATGCTCTCCGCGCTCGGCGCCCGCTTCCTGGACGCCGACGGCGAGCCCGTGGCCCCCGGTGGTGGCGGCCTCGCCGACCTGGCCTCGGCCGACCTGTCGGACCTGGACCCGCGGTTCGCCTCCGTCGAGTTCATCCTGGCCAGCGATGTCGACAACCCGCTGACCGGCCCCAAGGGCGCCCCCGCGGTCTACGGCCCGCAGAAGGGCGCCTCCCCGGACGACGTCGAGGCCCTGGACACCGCCCTCGCCCACTACGCGAAGGTGCTGGAGGAGGCCGTCGGCGCGAAGGCCGCCGAGCACGCCGCCGCACCGGGTGCGGGCGCGGCCGGCGGCATCGGCTACGGCGCCCTCCTGCTCGGCGCCCGCTTCCGCCCCGGCATCGAGGTCATGCTCGACGTCCTCGGCTTCGCCCCCGCGCTGCAGTGGGCCGACCTGGTGATCACCGGCGAGGGCTCCCTCGACGAGCAGACCCTGCACGGCAAGGCCCCGGCGGGCGTGGCCGCGGCCGCACGCGCGGCGGGCAAGGAGGTCGTCGCGGTGTGCGGCCGCCTCGCGCTGCCGCCGGAGGCCATCGGCAGGGCGGGCATCCGCCGCGCCTACCCGCTGACCGACGTCGAGCCCGACATCCAGAAGTGCATCGCCGAGGCTGGCCCGATCCTGGAGGACGCGGCGGAGCGGATCGGCCGGGACTTCCTGGTCTGA
- a CDS encoding ATP-binding protein, with the protein MNQEALIWCLASVAAIAVAAVVVLTLRSRALGAKLRRAEADVQQAKAAAQRQVEAANNELVQFQEERAAVIQEAEQAAEDRTKGVLKGAARFLQTLTAESTTLLDRIQRDYGGHPVLKDLLEVHHANAQMARRAEGIAVLCGGPLGRRKRAASIYDVVRSAQGQIRNFQRVELLQDSNVALKATAVAPVALTVAELLDNAASFSQQDAPIEVTFKRVQNYMCIVIDDAGVSMSDEDRQAAMELLSGETAPRLSQMGTQPKFGFSVIGLLARQYGFSVDVTGVSRYGGVRAVVRLPEELWTMEETPPPAQDAPVSIRRNESQTSQPHAVEAVGRTAHGLPKRGQRQTPIASVTDAGLRSAPSPVREVSASRSGRSLGGFQRGTLAGRETEASSPEGSEDR; encoded by the coding sequence ATGAATCAAGAGGCGCTCATATGGTGCCTGGCCTCGGTGGCGGCGATAGCCGTTGCTGCGGTCGTGGTGCTCACTCTCCGTAGCAGAGCCCTGGGGGCGAAGTTGCGGCGGGCGGAGGCTGACGTGCAGCAGGCGAAGGCCGCTGCTCAGCGTCAGGTGGAGGCCGCGAACAACGAGTTGGTGCAGTTCCAGGAAGAGCGAGCTGCCGTCATCCAAGAAGCCGAGCAGGCGGCAGAGGACAGGACCAAGGGCGTTCTGAAGGGAGCGGCCCGTTTCTTGCAGACTCTTACGGCGGAGTCCACGACGCTCCTGGACAGGATTCAGCGCGATTACGGAGGCCACCCTGTCCTGAAGGACCTGCTCGAGGTGCATCACGCGAATGCGCAGATGGCACGCAGGGCCGAGGGCATCGCCGTGCTGTGCGGAGGACCGCTCGGTCGCCGCAAGAGGGCCGCGAGCATCTACGACGTGGTGCGCAGCGCACAGGGCCAGATCAGGAATTTTCAGCGAGTCGAGCTGTTGCAGGACAGCAATGTCGCGCTGAAGGCCACGGCGGTGGCGCCGGTCGCATTGACGGTGGCGGAACTGCTGGACAACGCCGCGTCGTTCTCACAGCAGGATGCGCCGATCGAGGTCACGTTCAAGCGAGTGCAGAACTACATGTGCATCGTGATCGATGACGCCGGCGTCAGCATGAGCGACGAGGACCGGCAGGCGGCGATGGAACTGCTGTCCGGCGAGACGGCCCCTCGGCTGTCTCAGATGGGAACCCAGCCCAAATTCGGTTTCTCCGTGATCGGCCTGCTCGCCCGTCAGTACGGTTTCAGCGTCGACGTCACCGGAGTTTCCCGGTACGGCGGTGTCAGGGCCGTGGTTCGCCTGCCCGAGGAGTTGTGGACCATGGAGGAGACGCCACCGCCTGCCCAGGACGCGCCTGTCAGCATCCGACGCAACGAGAGCCAGACAAGCCAGCCGCACGCTGTAGAGGCTGTCGGACGTACAGCGCACGGCCTGCCGAAGCGCGGCCAGCGCCAGACCCCCATCGCAAGTGTCACCGACGCCGGCCTCCGCAGTGCACCGTCGCCGGTGCGCGAGGTCTCCGCCAGCCGTTCCGGGCGGAGCCTGGGGGGCTTCCAGCGCGGCACCCTCGCGGGCCGGGAGACCGAGGCTTCGTCACCTGAAGGGTCTGAAGACCGATGA
- a CDS encoding ATP/GTP-binding protein yields MYLEPTVTTAVKVLVVGPFGVGKTTYIGSLSEIVPLRTEEEITEASEGYDDLSNMPDKTTTTVAMDFGRRTLNEKLVLYLFGTPGQERFKEMWEELSRGALGALVLVDPDRLDEAFPVLDLVEKFDLAMTIGVNTKDGTPKYDLDEIREALLLPAEIPVVNVDARSQQSSAEALITLVQHLMSTLA; encoded by the coding sequence ATGTACCTGGAACCAACCGTCACCACGGCCGTAAAGGTCCTCGTCGTGGGCCCCTTCGGGGTCGGCAAGACCACGTACATCGGCAGCCTCTCCGAGATCGTCCCGCTCCGGACCGAAGAGGAAATCACCGAGGCCAGCGAGGGTTACGACGACCTCTCGAACATGCCGGACAAGACCACCACGACCGTGGCCATGGACTTCGGCCGGCGCACCCTCAACGAGAAACTGGTCCTCTATCTCTTCGGAACGCCGGGCCAAGAGCGTTTCAAGGAGATGTGGGAGGAACTGTCGAGAGGCGCTCTGGGCGCCCTGGTGCTCGTCGATCCCGACCGGCTCGACGAGGCGTTCCCGGTGCTGGACCTGGTCGAAAAATTCGACCTCGCCATGACCATCGGCGTCAACACCAAGGACGGGACGCCGAAGTACGATCTCGACGAGATACGCGAGGCCCTGCTTCTCCCTGCGGAGATCCCCGTCGTGAACGTCGATGCGCGCAGTCAGCAGTCGTCGGCCGAGGCCCTCATCACCCTCGTGCAACACCTCATGTCCACCCTCGCCTAG
- a CDS encoding Sir2 family NAD-dependent protein deacetylase, producing MTKPLVALLSGAGVSTDSGIPDYRGPNGLWRKDPEAEKLVTYDYYMGDPEIRRRSWQMRRANRALHAEPNTAHRAVAELEKSGVPVRVITQNVDGLHQLAGMPARKVLELHGTARQVVCTKCHARGPMEDALARLDAGEADPPCLTCGGILKSATVMFGERLDPVVLGEAVAITKACQVFIAVGTSLQVQPAAGLAGVAADHGARLVIVNAEPTPYDDLADEVIREPIGTALPELMHRIGSFGES from the coding sequence ATGACCAAGCCCCTCGTCGCGCTCCTCAGCGGCGCCGGTGTCTCCACCGACTCCGGGATCCCCGACTACCGTGGTCCGAACGGGCTGTGGCGCAAGGACCCCGAGGCCGAGAAGCTCGTGACGTACGACTACTACATGGGCGATCCGGAGATCCGCCGCCGCTCGTGGCAGATGCGGCGCGCGAACCGCGCCCTGCACGCGGAGCCGAACACCGCGCACCGGGCCGTGGCCGAGCTGGAGAAGTCCGGCGTGCCGGTGCGGGTGATCACGCAGAACGTGGACGGCCTGCACCAGCTCGCCGGGATGCCCGCCCGCAAGGTCCTCGAACTGCACGGCACGGCACGGCAGGTGGTCTGCACGAAGTGCCACGCCCGCGGCCCGATGGAGGACGCGCTCGCCCGGCTCGACGCCGGCGAGGCGGACCCGCCCTGCCTGACCTGCGGGGGCATCCTGAAGTCGGCGACCGTGATGTTCGGTGAGCGCCTGGACCCGGTCGTCCTGGGCGAGGCCGTCGCCATCACCAAGGCGTGCCAGGTGTTCATCGCCGTCGGCACCAGCCTCCAGGTCCAGCCCGCCGCGGGCCTCGCGGGCGTCGCCGCCGACCACGGCGCCCGGCTCGTCATCGTCAACGCCGAGCCGACACCGTACGACGACCTCGCCGACGAGGTGATCCGGGAACCGATCGGGACGGCGCTGCCCGAACTCATGCACAGGATCGGGTCGTTCGGGGAGTCGTGA
- a CDS encoding cytochrome P450 — translation MGSVTTPSFDRRTAVSLISRLRTARGQDNPFPIYKELRSQGAIIPAPWGGYLVTSYDLCDHILRNRAWLEPDKPWRERQGPRTRWSAPSAREIGSTLPALNPPDHTRARRAAGVAFDRGTFERLGRTVTQATDHLLDALADRLRDGEADFAALVSEELPIATIGNWLELPAADWPRLRELTHEQVFTQELLPSASQLARSDVAMEELRAYFRDLVRDRRPRLGEDPVSRWITTWDSLEPDQDKADQEVYYLALFVLLAALETTSTLLSTMTLQLVENPGHWDLVAADPDELVPAFVEEALRYDPPTHVISRVSATDCLLEGVRIRKDDMVHLMVGAAHRDPAKHPRPGRFDPHRRPAHLAFSGGIHYCLGAPLARLEAQTLLRQLISRLPRLTLVRPPARAPRVAFRRLLNLDVALA, via the coding sequence GTGGGAAGCGTCACGACGCCGTCGTTCGACCGCCGGACCGCAGTTTCCCTCATCTCCCGTCTACGGACGGCACGAGGCCAGGACAATCCCTTCCCGATCTACAAGGAGCTCCGCTCCCAGGGCGCGATCATTCCCGCGCCCTGGGGCGGATACCTCGTGACCAGCTACGACCTGTGCGACCACATACTGCGCAACAGGGCATGGCTGGAGCCGGACAAACCCTGGCGGGAGCGTCAGGGACCCCGCACCCGCTGGAGCGCCCCTTCGGCGCGTGAGATCGGCAGCACGCTGCCGGCCCTCAACCCACCGGACCACACCCGGGCCCGCCGGGCGGCCGGCGTCGCCTTCGACCGCGGGACATTCGAGCGGCTGGGCCGGACCGTCACCCAGGCCACCGACCATCTCCTCGACGCCCTTGCCGACCGGCTGCGTGACGGAGAAGCAGACTTCGCCGCCCTGGTGAGCGAAGAACTGCCGATCGCCACCATCGGCAACTGGCTCGAGCTGCCGGCCGCCGACTGGCCCCGACTGCGGGAACTGACCCACGAACAGGTCTTTACGCAGGAACTGCTCCCCTCCGCAAGTCAGCTGGCCCGCTCCGACGTCGCCATGGAAGAACTGCGCGCATACTTCCGGGACTTGGTGCGCGACCGGCGCCCCCGCCTGGGCGAGGATCCCGTGTCACGGTGGATCACCACATGGGACTCACTCGAACCCGACCAGGACAAGGCCGACCAAGAGGTCTACTACCTGGCTCTGTTCGTCCTGCTGGCAGCTTTGGAGACCACCTCCACCCTGCTGTCGACGATGACGCTCCAGCTGGTCGAGAACCCGGGCCACTGGGACCTGGTCGCCGCAGATCCCGACGAACTCGTGCCCGCCTTCGTCGAGGAGGCGCTGCGCTATGACCCTCCTACGCACGTCATCAGCCGCGTCTCCGCCACCGACTGCCTCCTGGAGGGCGTCCGGATCCGCAAGGACGACATGGTCCACCTCATGGTGGGCGCCGCCCACCGGGACCCGGCCAAGCACCCCCGTCCTGGACGTTTCGACCCCCACCGCAGACCTGCCCATCTCGCCTTCAGCGGAGGCATCCACTACTGCCTCGGCGCCCCGCTGGCCCGGCTGGAGGCCCAGACCCTGCTCCGTCAACTGATCAGTCGCCTGCCCCGCCTCACTCTCGTGCGCCCACCGGCGAGAGCACCCAGAGTGGCGTTCAGGCGATTGCTGAACCTGGATGTCGCCCTCGCATGA
- a CDS encoding roadblock/LC7 domain-containing protein: MTDDLSWMVKDIVDNIPGARHAVVLSADGISKGATDGLTSGGIKDISAAMASMQSLSRATARFAGPVKEWRWNQTLVEFEDGWILVTEAGRGAYLAAAAAPDVDLQALSYRMQRLVARLGDHLTSAPRVNGAAVAVDAQLVQDETAGGLGSVLPELDKAVAEVRGARHAVLLGIDGLLRGTTSSIGKDMADIISAAMSGMVAYSRATAPFAGGRHDTWRQTLVEFEHGWVFLISAGPGAYLAASAEHDCDIEEFLSRLEDVVPALSAASAPQTGTVGHA; the protein is encoded by the coding sequence ATGACCGACGACCTGTCGTGGATGGTCAAGGACATCGTGGACAACATCCCCGGCGCACGGCATGCCGTTGTGCTGTCCGCGGACGGCATATCCAAGGGCGCCACGGACGGCCTGACCAGCGGCGGCATCAAGGACATCTCGGCCGCCATGGCCAGCATGCAGTCGCTCAGCAGGGCGACGGCCCGGTTCGCAGGGCCGGTGAAGGAGTGGCGGTGGAATCAGACCCTCGTCGAGTTCGAGGACGGATGGATCCTGGTGACGGAGGCGGGAAGGGGTGCCTACCTGGCCGCTGCCGCCGCCCCCGATGTTGATTTGCAGGCACTCTCGTACCGCATGCAACGGCTCGTCGCCCGGCTGGGTGACCACCTCACATCCGCTCCCCGCGTGAACGGCGCCGCTGTGGCCGTGGATGCCCAGCTGGTCCAGGACGAGACGGCGGGTGGTCTGGGTTCCGTGCTTCCTGAGCTGGACAAGGCAGTTGCCGAGGTCCGGGGAGCGCGCCACGCCGTCTTGCTCGGCATCGATGGCCTGCTCAGGGGCACGACGTCAAGCATCGGCAAGGACATGGCGGACATCATCTCCGCAGCGATGTCGGGCATGGTGGCCTACAGCCGGGCCACGGCGCCGTTCGCCGGCGGGCGCCACGACACTTGGCGCCAAACGCTCGTGGAGTTCGAGCACGGCTGGGTCTTTCTGATCTCGGCCGGTCCCGGGGCCTACCTGGCGGCCTCGGCTGAACACGACTGCGACATCGAAGAGTTCCTCTCGCGTCTGGAAGACGTGGTGCCCGCGCTGAGCGCGGCCTCAGCACCGCAGACAGGGACGGTGGGCCATGCATGA
- a CDS encoding cytochrome P450 — protein MQPHHDTSPEIPPGCPAHGNVPLYGPQFASDIEGTYEYLRSLGPIAPVDIAPGVEVELVTSYDTALKILQDSTTFVRDSRRWNALNEGRVPQDSPALPMMGYRPNALFADGSRHARLRQPVTESLATINELQLVRQVQQSAGYLISRFGARGQADLMADYAGPLPLLVFSDQFGCPPEIGDRVIVGISGIFEGTPGADEILVAALMELIALKRQSPGADLTTRLMVHPAQLTDEEVLHQLVTLLSGGTAPLAAAIGTATALYLSEDWPQGRSVEDAVAQTLWSYPPIANYAGHYPTHDVEVDGKTLRAGDPVLISFAAANTDPRLDVHREQLSSKAHLAFGAGPHACPAKDPAVMIVVAAVEALLNRLPDVETRIAFKSLAWSESPWSRSLVTVPIRFTPPSAPSAASTAPKAAETVRPSVAPVAPAASRPAHAAPAKGLFSRFLAWTRGE, from the coding sequence ATGCAACCCCACCACGACACCAGCCCGGAGATACCACCCGGCTGCCCCGCACACGGCAACGTCCCTTTGTACGGACCGCAGTTCGCCTCCGACATCGAGGGCACCTACGAGTACCTGCGCTCGCTCGGCCCGATCGCCCCTGTGGACATTGCGCCCGGGGTCGAGGTCGAGTTGGTCACCAGCTACGACACGGCACTGAAGATCTTGCAGGACTCCACGACGTTCGTCCGGGACTCCCGACGCTGGAACGCCCTCAACGAGGGGCGTGTCCCCCAGGACAGCCCGGCCCTGCCCATGATGGGTTACCGGCCCAACGCGCTCTTCGCCGACGGCTCACGCCACGCTCGGCTGCGCCAGCCCGTCACTGAGAGTCTGGCCACGATCAATGAGCTCCAGCTGGTCCGGCAGGTGCAGCAGTCCGCCGGGTATCTGATCAGCCGCTTCGGCGCCCGCGGGCAGGCAGATTTGATGGCGGACTACGCAGGACCGCTGCCGCTGCTCGTCTTCAGCGACCAGTTCGGATGCCCGCCGGAGATCGGCGACCGCGTCATTGTAGGGATCAGCGGCATTTTCGAAGGCACGCCCGGTGCGGACGAGATACTCGTCGCGGCGCTCATGGAGCTGATCGCTCTCAAGCGCCAGAGCCCCGGAGCGGACCTGACAACGCGTCTGATGGTGCACCCCGCCCAGCTCACCGACGAGGAAGTACTCCACCAGCTCGTCACCCTGCTCTCCGGCGGCACCGCGCCGCTGGCGGCCGCCATCGGCACCGCCACCGCTCTGTACCTCAGCGAGGACTGGCCCCAAGGGCGGTCGGTCGAGGACGCAGTCGCCCAGACACTGTGGTCGTACCCGCCGATCGCCAACTATGCGGGCCACTACCCGACCCATGACGTCGAAGTCGACGGCAAGACGCTTCGCGCCGGCGATCCGGTTCTCATCTCCTTCGCGGCGGCCAACACCGACCCCAGGTTGGACGTGCACCGCGAGCAGCTCAGCTCCAAGGCGCATCTGGCATTCGGAGCCGGGCCGCATGCCTGCCCGGCCAAGGATCCAGCCGTCATGATCGTCGTCGCTGCCGTCGAGGCTCTGCTCAACCGGCTGCCCGATGTCGAGACCCGGATCGCCTTCAAGTCGCTCGCCTGGAGCGAATCACCGTGGAGCCGTTCACTGGTGACGGTTCCCATCCGGTTCACTCCGCCCTCGGCGCCGTCAGCCGCTTCAACTGCTCCCAAGGCCGCGGAGACCGTTCGACCGTCGGTGGCCCCCGTCGCGCCCGCCGCCTCCCGGCCGGCTCACGCTGCACCTGCCAAGGGCCTGTTCAGCCGCTTCCTGGCATGGACGCGGGGCGAGTGA
- a CDS encoding methylated-DNA--[protein]-cysteine S-methyltransferase produces MKQHTVIDSPYGPLTLVADDGVLCGLYMTDQRHRPPQETFGEPDDGWSKEAEDQLKAYFEGELQEFTLELRLHGTPFQRTVWEQLRRIPHGETRTYGQLADALGNPGASRAVGLANGKNPIGIIVPCHRVVGADGSLTGYGGGLERKQRLLDFERGAALF; encoded by the coding sequence GTGAAACAGCACACCGTGATCGACAGTCCCTACGGCCCCCTGACCCTCGTCGCCGACGACGGCGTCCTGTGCGGCCTCTACATGACAGACCAGCGCCACCGTCCGCCGCAGGAGACCTTCGGGGAACCCGACGACGGATGGTCCAAGGAGGCAGAGGACCAGCTCAAGGCGTACTTCGAGGGCGAGTTGCAGGAGTTCACGCTGGAACTGCGCCTGCACGGAACCCCGTTCCAGCGCACGGTCTGGGAACAGCTGCGCCGCATCCCGCACGGCGAGACCCGCACCTACGGCCAACTCGCCGACGCCCTCGGCAACCCCGGCGCCTCCCGCGCGGTCGGCCTCGCCAACGGCAAGAACCCGATCGGCATCATCGTCCCCTGCCACCGCGTGGTCGGTGCGGACGGCAGCCTCACGGGCTACGGCGGCGGACTGGAACGCAAGCAGCGGCTGCTGGACTTCGAGCGGGGGGCGGCCCTGTTCTGA
- a CDS encoding DUF742 domain-containing protein: protein MHDDQEPPLELTSELVPLFVIAKGRDLPADHEYSRTALVTAQEGMSAAARTLTPEAREVMDLVSDGLLSVAEVAGRTQLPLGIVRILIAHLAEVGLVFVRPPTPRAVAHDRALLQAVVDGLQKSFGA from the coding sequence ATGCATGACGATCAAGAACCACCGCTGGAACTGACGTCCGAATTAGTACCTCTTTTCGTGATCGCCAAGGGCCGGGACCTGCCCGCGGACCACGAGTACTCGCGCACCGCGCTCGTTACTGCCCAGGAAGGCATGTCCGCAGCGGCACGCACCCTCACCCCGGAAGCCCGCGAGGTCATGGACCTGGTCTCCGACGGTCTCCTGTCTGTGGCGGAAGTAGCCGGGCGCACACAACTGCCGCTGGGCATCGTGCGGATACTGATCGCACATTTGGCAGAGGTCGGGCTGGTCTTCGTGCGGCCTCCCACGCCGCGGGCCGTGGCTCATGACCGCGCACTGCTCCAAGCCGTCGTCGACGGCTTGCAGAAGAGTTTCGGAGCGTGA
- a CDS encoding FHA domain-containing protein: MASHPDRSGPQLTFIHPSHLYGSPLRLSAARSVLGRDPGCDIRIDDPYVSGRHAVLSRSGANVVLEDLGSANGTSVNDRPLAAPQALHDGDVLTLGSVSIRYEWPGDATREHEAAPGTVVMPAVGGAPRFDVGQQYGANINNVGGHQYVDQRQESFLRQIAAARTRARRVILFGFVLFLAGFAVFAYGILRFMGRIGDPVSEDPNEWPDPGEMFGTEIGGFPVFLLGWAAAGVGTVLMTAGLVMHVIAASRQRSFDAAVRRQ, encoded by the coding sequence ATGGCGAGTCATCCAGACCGCTCCGGTCCCCAGCTCACTTTCATCCATCCATCGCATCTGTACGGATCTCCTCTCCGCCTGTCCGCCGCGAGGTCGGTCCTCGGTCGGGATCCCGGCTGTGACATTCGGATAGACGATCCCTATGTGAGCGGCAGGCACGCCGTCCTGAGCCGTTCGGGAGCGAACGTGGTCCTGGAAGACCTCGGTTCCGCCAACGGCACTTCGGTCAACGATCGTCCCCTCGCCGCCCCGCAGGCGCTGCACGACGGTGATGTGCTCACCTTGGGCAGCGTGAGCATCCGCTACGAATGGCCCGGCGATGCCACGCGAGAGCATGAGGCCGCACCGGGCACCGTCGTGATGCCGGCGGTGGGCGGTGCCCCGCGATTCGATGTGGGTCAGCAGTACGGAGCCAACATCAACAACGTGGGTGGGCATCAGTATGTCGATCAAAGGCAGGAGAGCTTTCTCCGGCAGATCGCGGCAGCTCGCACCAGAGCCCGAAGAGTCATTCTGTTCGGTTTCGTGCTCTTCCTCGCCGGATTCGCTGTCTTCGCCTATGGGATTCTGCGATTCATGGGCCGTATCGGGGATCCGGTATCCGAGGATCCCAATGAATGGCCCGACCCGGGAGAAATGTTCGGCACGGAGATCGGTGGCTTTCCGGTGTTCCTCCTCGGGTGGGCGGCCGCCGGCGTCGGCACGGTCCTGATGACGGCCGGGCTGGTGATGCACGTCATCGCCGCATCCCGGCAACGCTCGTTCGACGCGGCCGTGCGCCGCCAGTGA
- a CDS encoding NUDIX hydrolase: MTTTPDFATYIAGLPRILAGAAALFRDASGKVLLVEPNYREGWALPGGTIESDEGETPRQGARRETLEEIGLDRDLGRLLAVDWVYRPSWPPLVAYLYDGGVLTEDDLKSIRLQEEELLSWRLVPREELAEYLPDGLARRVLVALDVLAAGSGTVELENGRPVG; the protein is encoded by the coding sequence ATGACCACCACCCCTGACTTCGCCACATACATCGCCGGTCTGCCCCGGATCCTCGCCGGGGCCGCCGCTCTCTTCCGGGACGCCTCGGGCAAAGTACTGCTCGTCGAGCCCAACTACCGTGAGGGCTGGGCACTTCCGGGCGGCACGATCGAGTCCGACGAGGGCGAGACCCCGCGCCAGGGAGCGCGTCGCGAGACGCTGGAGGAGATCGGGCTCGACCGCGACCTCGGCCGGCTGCTCGCCGTGGACTGGGTGTACCGGCCGAGCTGGCCACCGCTGGTGGCGTACCTCTACGACGGCGGTGTCCTGACCGAGGACGACCTCAAGTCGATCCGCCTCCAGGAGGAGGAGCTGCTGTCGTGGCGCCTCGTGCCCCGCGAGGAGCTGGCCGAGTACCTGCCGGACGGGCTCGCCCGCCGGGTCCTGGTCGCGCTGGACGTGCTGGCGGCCGGGTCGGGGACGGTGGAGCTGGAGAACGGGCGCCCGGTGGGCTGA